CAGCCCCGTGTCGAGGATGCGGCGGAAGGCGGCGTGGTCCTGGGAGGCGTTGAAGTCCCCGGCCACGACGGCGGGCGTGGAGCGGTCCCCGGCGACCGCGTCCCGCAGCGCGTCCAGCTCGTCGCGCCACAGGCCCACCTGGTCCGGCAGCGGCGGCATGGGGTGGGCGAGCTGGAGCCGTACGGCGTGGCCGCGCACGTCGGCGACGGCGCCCGGCATGCCCATGGTGGCGGGGACGCCGGCGGTGGCCTCGAGCGGGTAGGTGCTCAGGATGACCGACCCCTCGGAGCCGCCGCCCTCGACCGCCTGTCGGTGGGGGTAGTCGGCGGCGAGGTCGCGGCGCAGTGCCGCGTCGCACGTGTATTCGCACTCCTGTACGAACACCAGGTCGGGCTTCTCCTCGCGGACGGCCGCGACGAGCGCGTCGGTGCCCTGGCCGAACTCGACGTTCGAGGTCATCACCCGCAGCTCGGCGAGGGGCGGTCCGGCGGGGTCGACGGACTTGCCGTACGGCTCGATGAACCAGGCCAGCAGGCCGAGCAGGGCGACGCCCCACACCGCGCCGGTCCACCACCGCGCGAGCAGCGTCAGCAGCAGTCCGGCGCCGGTCGGCAGGAGCAGCCAGGGCAGGAAGGCGAGCAGCTGCGGTACGGGGGTGACGCCGTCGGTGTCCGCGACGCGGCAGCCGACGACGACGCTCACCAGGGCGAAGAGCAGCGCCGCGCACCAGGCTCCGAAACGCCGTCCGGTGCGGCGGCCGGCCGGCCGGTCGGGGGAGTCGGTCCACTCACCGGTCGCCGTGTCGGTGTCCGTGTCCACGTACCGGCCCTTCGCTCGCGGATGCGATGCCCGAATCCTCCCTCAAAGACGGAAGCCGGGGGCCGGAAGTTGCGCGCCGGGCCCTACGCCGGTGCGTGGAACTCCCGCACGACCTGGATACGGCCGACGATGTGCCGGTTGAACTCCGGCAACTCCTCCGCCGGGACCCACAACTCCAGGATCGTCTCTCCGCCGGCCTGGCGCACGGGGTAGCGCTCCAGGAAGGCCGTGTCGACCTCGAAGCGGGTGACGTAGCCGGAGCCGGAGGCGTGGACGTTCCAGTCGCGGGCGATGCGGACCGCGTAGTCCTCGTTGAGGACGGGGTAGAAGATCGGCTGCTCGGGCAGGCGCGGTGGCCAGGCCGTCCAGCCGGCCGCCTCGACCAGGGCCAGCTCCTCGGGGCCCGTGGGGCGCCACAGGGTCGTCGTCTCGGGCATGAGCGGTGACGGTAGCCGACCGCGGGCGGGCGCCGCCAAGCGATTTCAGAGCCTCGTACGGGTCGGCGCGGGGGCCGTGGGATCCGCGGCGGGTGGTGTGGGGGGTCGGCGGCGGTGCAGGAGGGGGCGGAGGCGGCCGGTGAGCCAGGAGGTCAGGGCCACCGTGAGGCCGAGGGCGACGAGGAGCCAGGAGGCCGTGCGCAGGGTCTCGGTGAGGGCGTCGTACACGGCGCCCGCGGCGGGGCCGTCCACCGGGCCGGGGAGGTCGGCGACGGTGAGCCGGCGGCCGAGTACGACGGCGAGGGCGAGCAGCGCCCCGCCCAGGGCGGTGCCGATCCCGGCGGCCGTGAGCGCGTGGCGGCGGCAGGCGGCGACCGCGATGCCGGTGAGCGCGAAGACGACCGCCGCGAGCGGCAGCCAGAAGGCGGCGACGTCGAGCACGTGGTAGCCCTTCCTGAGCCGGTCCACCTCGTGGGCCGGGAGCACGGTGACCGCGGTGTGCCGGACCGGGATGCGCCGCGCGAACGACACGTGGTCCTCGGCCAGCCGCTCCCGTACGCGTGCGGTGACGGGCGCCAGGTCGACGGTGACCGGGCGGCCCCGTGCCCGGTTGTCCCGCAGGGCGCGCAGCACGGCGACGTGGACGGCGCGGTTGGCCGCGTCCCAGCCCACGCGGAAGGCTTCGGTCCGGGCGAAGGAACGGGCCGCGTCCCGCACGAAGAGCCGCACGGCGCCGTTGCCGGGGCCGGCCGCGACCTCGTCGGCCACTCCGGCACCCAGGGTGTCGGCGACCGTGTCCCGTACGTCCGGGTCGTCGGCGAGCGGCGCCATGGCCGCGACGTACCGCCCGGTGTCGGCCAGCCCGTACGTGACCCAGCCCGCCAGCGTGCCGCACGGTGCGAGCAGGCAGGCGAGCGAGATCAGTACGGCCGACAGGCCGCTCCGGAGTCGCGGGGCCACCGTCCCAGGCAAGCCCGTGCAGCCACCCGCGGCGACCGGGGTGACTGCATATGGCCCCTAGGTACGCGCCGTCCGCGCCTTCTCGGCGTCCTCGTGGGTGTAGTAGCGGTAGAACAGCGACGCCGCCACCGCCGCCGCCAGCAGCAGGGACACCAGGATGGACGTGAACATGGCCACGCCGCTGCCGGAGTACAGGAACCCCAGCGCGCTGCCCGCGAACGCGCCCCACAGCACCGCGTGCCCCTCCCGCGGCAGCCGCGCCGCCACCGCGCGGACCGCGACGAAGAGCACGAAGAACACGAGGACGCTCAGGAAGCCGACCAGCAGGTTCCAGCCGGTGACGGGCCCGCCGTGGCGGCGGACGGACGCGACCCAGTAGCCGTAGACCAGCGCGATGCCCAGCGGCATCGCCCATTTCGCCAGCAGGTGGGTCCGCGCGCCGAAGACGTCCGGCGGCGTGTGTGTCGGTGCCGCGTGAGCCATGGGAGCACTCCT
The Streptomyces sp. NBC_01723 genome window above contains:
- a CDS encoding endonuclease/exonuclease/phosphatase family protein; this encodes MDTDTDTATGEWTDSPDRPAGRRTGRRFGAWCAALLFALVSVVVGCRVADTDGVTPVPQLLAFLPWLLLPTGAGLLLTLLARWWTGAVWGVALLGLLAWFIEPYGKSVDPAGPPLAELRVMTSNVEFGQGTDALVAAVREEKPDLVFVQECEYTCDAALRRDLAADYPHRQAVEGGGSEGSVILSTYPLEATAGVPATMGMPGAVADVRGHAVRLQLAHPMPPLPDQVGLWRDELDALRDAVAGDRSTPAVVAGDFNASQDHAAFRRILDTGLRDAARLAGADRTASWPARTAPAFGVQIDHVLVSEDFAARGARFLDLADTDHRALVVDLTLHGAG
- a CDS encoding ADP-ribosylation/crystallin J1, whose amino-acid sequence is MPETTTLWRPTGPEELALVEAAGWTAWPPRLPEQPIFYPVLNEDYAVRIARDWNVHASGSGYVTRFEVDTAFLERYPVRQAGGETILELWVPAEELPEFNRHIVGRIQVVREFHAPA